The sequence below is a genomic window from Uranotaenia lowii strain MFRU-FL chromosome 2, ASM2978415v1, whole genome shotgun sequence.
GAGTTGCCCCCTTGCAAAAACGTAGTTTGCAACAACTAGAGCTCTGCGCAGCACAAATTGCTGTTCAGCTGCACTCCGAAGTTCACTCagcttcaaaaatcaatataatcgATTCCTATTTTTGGTTGGACTCCACCGTGGTCTTATATTGGATCTGATCCCCTTCACATAAATGGAAAACATTCGTTGCCAATAGGGTGACCGATATCCAGAAACAATCCAATCCATCAAACTGGAATCATGTTCCCGGGCACTGCAATCCTGCCGACCTAGTGTCTCGGGGGACATCTGTAAACCAACGACTGAACAGAAGCTTATGGTGTAATGGTCCTGACTGGCTACAGCGAGAGAAGGAGAGTTGACCCCCACAAATAATCACCCAGCCAGACGTTCCGGAGAGTgaattggaattcaagatttccGCTTTTGTTGCCCAACCTTCACCATCACCCAACCCAATCATTACTCGCTTCTCTAGGTAAGACCGAATGTTGAGATCTATAGCCTATTGCTTGCGCTTTGCCAGAAACACTTGGGAGAAAATGTTATTACCATCGTCTCAATTATCAGTTGAGGAGATTGAGCTTTCAAAATCGGTTTTGATAAAGATTGTTCAAAGGGAAAGTTACGAAGAAGAAATAAAAGCGCTCAAGAGAAAGAACTCCGTGGGAAAGCGCTCTTAACTTTAACTTCTGAACCCGTTTCTCGACTCCGATGGAATTATTCGTGTTGGTGGCCGGCTGCAACTCCTGAGTGATCCCTACTCCTCTAAACACCCAATAGTCTTGCCTAGATTCCACCTCTTCACCAGATTGCTCCTGATAAATTATCACGAGAGGTTATTGCATGGAGGAAATTCCCTCACCCTTGCCACCGCCCGCGACGAATTTTGGCCCGTAAATGGGAAAAGAGCCGTGAGAAGCATCATTCGCTCTTGTTATCGCTGTACTCGAACCAATCCACACCCCCTGAGCCAACCCACTGGTCAATTGCCCCTTGCCCGAATTACTCCAAGTCGCCCATTTCTGCACACTGGCATAGCTTATTGTGGGCCTGTTTTTGTAAAGTATCCCAATCGCAGAGCCAGCCCAATCAAAGCCTACATCGCCATATTAGTGTGTTTTTCGACCATGTGAACTGCATCGAACTGGTCGGTGACCTTACTGCTGCTTCTTTCCTTTCCGCACTTCGCCGCTTCGTCTCTCGACGAGGGGTGCCTCTGCACATCTTTTCCGACAATGCCACCAATTTCTCGGGAGCCAAAAATTAACTCAATGCCCTCTACGACATGCTTCATAATAGTATCGAAGCAAAACAAATAGCCTCCAGTCTCGCATCAGAACGCATCCAGTGGCACATGATTCCGCTGCGCGCCCCCAACTTCGGAGGATTGTGGGAAGCTGCGGTTAAGATTGCCAAACGACATCTTATCCGTCAAGTTGGAACAACGACGCTGTTTTATGAGTATTTGGTGACCATCCTGACGCAGATTGAAAGTTGTACGAATTTCCGCCCGCTTTGCCAAATGTCCGAGGATCCAAATGACTACGAAGTGTTAACTCCAGGTCGTTTCTTGACTGGATCATCGCTTCAAGCCCTGCCGGATTTGAATTGGTCAGACGTTCCCACAAACCGTCCAACCAATTCCAATTAATCTCTGCTCACACCAACTGGAAGCTTCAAGCGGAGTATCAGCATGATTTGTTCGTTGCCGAACGAGGAATTCTGACAACGAGGTGATTCCCGATCCAGCGAAAAATGAAGACATcgaagaaaacgttaaaattaAGTGAATAACTGTGAAATGGCACATTTCAGGCGACCGGCTTATGTTAATtcttaactttatatttttccacaatttgAACTATTCTAATACCTTTGAAATTGAAGTGCTCACATTATGTTCAGTTATGCTTTGATCTAGATTTGAATTACTCTAAATGTCAatgtaaaaccaaaaaataaaccGAGAGCAAAGAAGTTAGACTCTCTTCCGTTCCAACCATACGGACATAATTAAAAGTTTCCTAAACATCgtggtttaaataaaatagttgagttTTTGTTGCAATATAATTCGGTTTTTGATTAAAACAAGTGGTCggagtttttaataagtttCCGGAAAGGCGATTCCACAACTAGACGTATTAATGTCGAAAGATAGCATTTCACAATGATATTTGTCGATAATTTGCTTCTTTAGAAATTCTTCCAATTCTGATAAATGGACATTTgtgcaattgaaaatttttaggctgaaacgagatttactgaaaataaaaactttgaaaaagctGTTTTCCACTAACTATATCTCCAAGTTCGCGTGAGTtcggtttatttttttggttttattttaatcagGTCTAGTATGATAACTTTCTTTCATGatgtttttgtattatttttcataacgtactggaaaaattataaaaaaatgagaattacaCTTTTGAgcactttattaatttttaaagttcaagaacaaaaaaacactaacaataaaaaattcagtTTCACATGACCGACTGAATAGTGATATCCAGCTGGGGAATTGCACCGGACGGAACTCAGCCAGTCAGTAGTGCCCGAAACGTGTCAACCGAAGGGGTTTCGGTGGCAaagttgaaaaagtgaattatgCTTGCTCAAACAACACCCCGACATGGCCACAGGGCATACATACATTCGTTCGTCCGTACAAGTGGAATTGGTGGAGCTCTGAATTATGATGTATGACGTTCTCCCCCTGCCCTGGTTGGTTGAAAATCGCATGTACGTTGGTATGTAAAAAAGGGCAGCTCCACGTAGAAGTCGCTGAACCGagcaaaatgttcaatatttggACGAATAAAGTAACTTTATTGGATGGAAAACTTGGTGACGAAAAAATATATCGTTTGTATATCACGAGAATGCTATGCATAAAGCAGAATCAATTATATGTATTTAGACAATCAATCAAACGAAAAGTCATGAGAGATTATATGTTATTGAGTTTACAATGTAAAAATAACTTGGATATTTTgagtttaatgaaattttaacttaaaaatagtttttattgaattcaaagtatttcagaaaaaatattccattCACAACATTTTCTATCGCTTGCAATTCGAATGCTGCTTCATTGAGAAAAGAATCTGGCAAAGTTGTCCCCCCGGTAGACTCGTTTCAAATGGTCCCCATTCACTTGAGTTGTTGGCCCATTTGTCATTCAAGGCCGAGCCAAAAGGGTAAGGGCAgcaccccaaaaaaaaaactatagctaAGAACTGCACAGCTGGGAAATTGAACGTCTGGCTCTTCAAACGAACTGAAATAAACTTTTCCATTCACAGCCCCAAACTGAAAAGAGGAGATGTTCGTCCACTGCTGAACTGGTGCCAGGGCTAGGCCAATGCCATTGATGCAACTAGCCAACGTTTGATGCATGTTTCATGCGACCCATGGCTCAAGTGCAATCTGACATTTCTCTAAATTGGAAAGCTTCTTTCATCAAACTAATCAAGTCTCCAAAAGTGGTTACATACTTGCTTGCTTGCAATGAAGAATGGGCACAACTGTTCAACGAGCTTTGTGTGGACTGAATCTTAAGTTGAGAACTTTCTGGCAGTTTGTTAAATCAGGTTTTATTGTCGTTTGTTATTCGAACGTTTTAAAAACGTAAAGTTAACATAAAGACCTTgtactcaaaaaatttaagtgttttattcaattttttcttaagGTTACATGATCTCGCAAATCTTACTAGcaaaaaaatacacttttcgATCAATCCCGgtgcattttcattttttaacagGAACATTcttctcaaaaaataaaaacaaacaacagactGTGCTAGGCCTTCCTGAGAGGCCTGTGAATACTTCACAGGAACAACCAATTTATCACTACTGGAGTCAAATATAAGTCTGATTTGCATACGCATAATCTTTCAACTTGCTCGCACTGAACAATCTTCCTCAACACGTTCCACGAATGTGGAAGCTGGTGCTGGAAAATCCAAAGCTGGTTTGGTAGCGAGGATTCGAAAAGGCTTTTGCTAAAAAGGCCAAAAAAGttcagatgaaaatttcttctttttatttatgatctactagctgatcccatacgaactccgtttcgctttcgacttggaatatgtcatgaacagtttgtatgaaagtcaatagcCAAATATTTTCCTGATGCATTTCCGAATTAATCGTTAAGttataattccaaaaatattgaacgaatacttcttctgtcgtctgctacttcatttgaaatcaggaaatgattgcccgtgccaaaaaaaacccCGTGTAAAAGTTTCGAGTCGATCgtcgcataacaacgcaattattgccaaaaagttaaactccttttggtggcctctaatacaatttttgatatctgaagtcgattgtccgtctctgaaaactaccgtgtgcaaattttcatcccaatccgatgtataataacgacgatatttcaaaaatattgtaaggttaatatggacgaccctattgccggccccttacgctgaattcaatacctaaaatcgattgatcgtccctcaaaactctcgtgtaccaatttcctTTAAatagatgtataataacgacaatatcgcaaaaacagtgaatagttaagaTGGACGACCCCTTAGGCCGAtccctgactttaatttggataagtgaattcaattgtttgtcccaaaTAACCCCTAAGTGCCAATgctatcgaaaacaaatcatttcgAAAACACGATTTctttattatgaaaaaggttttttttgagttttttttttcatgggcacgaccacattggtcatcaatgacAACTCAAAAGTTAGGAATTGGTCAGTGAAATCGAATtggataaaactcaaaacctcaaattttattattttatcaattttctaatcccccatcAATATTCCAATTGAAGCATTAAAATCGCAGCTTTGAACTTATAAACtttgaatctaaaaaaattttctttctccatgaggaattccaaaaatataaaaatggttgatCTTCAAAACCCCCCAGCAgtggtaaagagcactttgaaagccactactattctGGTCAATATATTCTCAACAgtctagttgtatttttcaatcaaaatgtaggcttataattgtatccaaatatctcgtaccggtagcatgtgctttgaacagtagaaggtacaaaaagcacccgccaaaattttcactttcaa
It includes:
- the LOC129742039 gene encoding uncharacterized protein LOC129742039 is translated as MLHNSIEAKQIASSLASERIQWHMIPLRAPNFGGLWEAAVKIAKRHLIRQVGTTTLFYEYLVTILTQIESCTNFRPLCQMSEDPNDYEVLTPGRFLTGSSLQALPDLNWSDVPTNRPTNSN